From Woronichinia naegeliana WA131, the proteins below share one genomic window:
- a CDS encoding CYTH domain-containing protein gives MAIEIERKFLVIGDAWRSLAEGQVYRQGYIPTQDKTTVRVRVVGSQGYLTIKGQSTGMTRAEYEYPIPVTDAETILQTLCQPPLIEKIRYCIPIENVIWEVDEFTGENQGLVLAEVELEEEQQTVNLPDWVGVEVTQDARYYNVNLAQCPYKQWV, from the coding sequence ATGGCCATCGAAATTGAACGTAAATTCTTAGTAATCGGGGATGCCTGGCGTTCTCTTGCCGAAGGACAGGTTTACCGTCAGGGCTATATCCCCACCCAAGATAAAACGACTGTGCGGGTTAGAGTGGTAGGCAGTCAAGGTTACTTAACCATTAAAGGCCAATCCACTGGTATGACCCGTGCTGAATATGAATATCCCATTCCTGTCACGGATGCAGAAACTATTCTCCAAACCCTTTGTCAGCCACCTCTGATTGAAAAAATTCGTTATTGTATTCCCATAGAAAATGTCATTTGGGAAGTCGATGAATTTACCGGGGAAAATCAGGGTTTAGTCTTAGCTGAAGTGGAGTTAGAAGAGGAACAGCAAACCGTTAATCTACCGGATTGGGTTGGGGTTGAAGTCACCCAGGATGCTCGTTACTACAACGTTAATCTGGCTCAATGTCCCTATAAACAATGGGTCTGA
- a CDS encoding transposase, which yields MHNQNIQNRKTMRLKNYDYNQSGAYFITICIQQRECLLGNITNGMLQLNEYGEIVNKIWSELPNHFQSIDIDAAVIMPNHFHGIVINFDRNISTQNSTIYKQEPPLFYQKKTKLGKIIAYFKYQTTKLINQKRTMEGVRVWQRNYYDHIIRSQESLEILRKYIIENPLHWTTDQLHPHNPSK from the coding sequence ATGCACAATCAAAATATCCAAAATCGAAAGACAATGCGCCTTAAAAACTATGACTATAATCAGTCAGGTGCTTATTTTATTACCATCTGTATTCAACAAAGAGAATGTTTACTAGGCAATATCACAAATGGGATGCTTCAATTGAATGAATACGGAGAAATTGTTAATAAAATTTGGAGTGAATTGCCAAATCATTTTCAGAGTATAGATATTGATGCGGCGGTTATTATGCCAAATCATTTTCACGGCATTGTTATTAATTTTGATCGTAATATAAGCACTCAAAACTCTACAATCTACAAGCAAGAACCACCTCTTTTTTATCAAAAGAAAACAAAATTAGGTAAAATCATTGCTTATTTTAAATATCAAACAACTAAGCTCATTAATCAAAAACGAACGATGGAAGGAGTTAGGGTTTGGCAACGAAATTATTATGATCATATTATTCGTAGTCAGGAATCTTTAGAAATTTTACGAAAATATATTATCGAAAATCCATTGCATTGGACAACAGATCAACTCCATCCTCATAATCCGTCTAAATGA
- a CDS encoding IS630 family transposase: MIKLEFTEEDKRLLSYGRFNHPHPRVQLKMEVLWLKSQGLSHQKIAQFAGVSVNTVTSYIRDYQEGGIEKLKEIKFNRPKSELTEHQGTIEAYFESNPPARINEAVKRIEELTGIKRSPTQVRKFLKSIGMRCLKVGTIPSKADVEAQDSYREKELEPRLEEAKAGKRAVFFVDASHFVMGAFVNFIWCFKRIFIKSPSGRKRFNVLGALNAITHEVIMVTNSSYITGTQVCELLEKIAELGLLIPITLVLDNARYQKCRIVQELAESLGIELLYLPPYSPNLNLIERLWKFVKKKCLYAKYYEDFTQFSAAISGCLEDANAKYKEELDSLLTLRFQRFDKSQIMNV, translated from the coding sequence ATGATTAAGTTAGAATTTACGGAAGAAGACAAAAGACTGTTGTCTTACGGTCGGTTTAATCACCCGCATCCTAGAGTACAGCTAAAGATGGAAGTTTTATGGTTAAAAAGTCAGGGATTATCTCATCAAAAAATTGCTCAATTCGCAGGAGTTTCAGTAAATACGGTGACAAGCTATATCCGTGATTATCAAGAGGGCGGGATAGAAAAACTAAAAGAAATAAAATTTAATCGCCCGAAAAGCGAGTTAACAGAGCATCAAGGGACAATTGAGGCATATTTTGAGTCAAATCCACCAGCAAGAATAAATGAAGCAGTAAAAAGAATAGAAGAATTAACGGGAATAAAAAGAAGTCCAACGCAAGTCAGAAAATTTTTAAAGTCAATAGGAATGAGGTGTCTAAAGGTGGGAACAATTCCATCAAAAGCAGATGTAGAAGCTCAGGATAGCTATAGAGAAAAAGAGCTAGAACCAAGGCTAGAAGAGGCAAAAGCAGGAAAAAGGGCAGTTTTCTTTGTAGATGCCTCTCATTTTGTAATGGGAGCATTTGTAAATTTTATATGGTGCTTCAAAAGGATTTTTATTAAGTCACCATCAGGGAGAAAACGTTTTAATGTGTTAGGAGCATTAAATGCAATTACCCATGAAGTAATTATGGTAACGAACAGTTCTTATATTACGGGAACTCAGGTTTGTGAACTCCTAGAAAAGATAGCAGAATTAGGACTATTAATACCGATTACGTTGGTATTAGACAATGCTCGTTATCAAAAATGCCGAATTGTGCAGGAGTTGGCAGAATCATTAGGAATAGAGTTACTGTACTTACCTCCTTATTCTCCTAACTTGAATTTAATTGAAAGACTGTGGAAGTTTGTGAAGAAGAAGTGTTTATACGCAAAATATTATGAAGATTTTACGCAGTTTTCTGCAGCAATTTCAGGATGTCTTGAAGATGCTAACGCAAAATATAAGGAGGAGCTTGATTCTTTGCTCACCTTACGATTTCAACGCTTTGATAAATCTCAGATTATGAACGTTTGA
- a CDS encoding ferredoxin--nitrite reductase, with protein MTTADLEKNDKTLEAMKNFAEQYAKRTNTYFCSDLSVTAVVIEGLARHKEELGSPLCPCRHYEDKQAEVKNTFWNCPCVPMRERKECHCMLFLTPDNDFAGDAQHIDIELVQEIKASLAG; from the coding sequence ATGACCACCGCCGATTTAGAGAAAAATGATAAAACGCTAGAGGCAATGAAAAACTTTGCTGAACAGTATGCCAAGCGGACTAATACCTATTTCTGTAGTGATTTGTCGGTGACAGCAGTGGTCATTGAAGGCCTAGCCCGTCATAAAGAAGAATTGGGATCTCCTCTCTGCCCCTGTCGTCACTATGAGGACAAACAAGCTGAGGTCAAAAATACTTTTTGGAATTGTCCTTGTGTGCCCATGAGAGAGCGCAAAGAGTGTCATTGTATGCTCTTTTTAACACCGGATAATGATTTTGCCGGAGATGCCCAACACATTGACATAGAATTGGTTCAGGAAATTAAAGCTAGTCTAGCAGGTTAA
- a CDS encoding glucokinase, with product MVRLLVGDIGKRVNLSLLETEKDVNEIKDFSKDFRVLYMDSYPLRIYSDLSEMIKAFLADAPGTLDLLQEPITKACFAVPSPVTEDKIVRSGWEKSRGLTKESQWGELNTESLIQKLKIEQISLINDFEAVCYGIHLLRTSRQIQEDLYLLNKEKHSPTNNDSCQTNFAVVGAGTGLGEAFMVIEKEEIKKVCATEGAHADFPCRFEEEYELYEFLRKKYCEQNQDSHHISVERIVSGQGIIDIYQFLREDKNLLKNKQSNPELQELDDDGLQELDDEIKIWENENKEDSHGDRGEKSVDPAAEISKFALLRKSELCQKTMKIFLSAFGREIRNFILKTWSNGGLYIAGGIAPRILPLLEDDDTFREALGKDLYDKMPIYVVLNRNVVLMGAAFCAVHL from the coding sequence ATGGTGCGTTTATTGGTGGGAGATATTGGAAAAAGAGTTAATTTATCTCTTCTTGAAACAGAAAAAGATGTTAATGAAATAAAAGATTTTTCTAAAGATTTTCGTGTCTTATATATGGATAGTTACCCTTTACGTATCTATTCAGATCTTAGTGAAATGATCAAGGCGTTTTTAGCAGACGCACCAGGAACATTAGATCTTTTACAAGAACCGATTACAAAGGCTTGTTTTGCTGTACCTAGTCCTGTCACCGAGGACAAGATAGTACGAAGTGGATGGGAAAAGTCAAGGGGACTCACAAAAGAATCTCAATGGGGAGAGCTTAATACAGAGTCTTTAATACAAAAACTTAAGATTGAACAGATTTCATTAATTAACGATTTTGAAGCGGTTTGCTATGGAATACATCTATTGAGAACATCACGACAGATTCAGGAGGATTTATATTTACTGAACAAAGAAAAACATTCTCCAACGAACAATGATTCATGTCAAACTAACTTTGCTGTTGTTGGTGCAGGGACTGGTCTAGGAGAGGCATTTATGGTTATTGAAAAGGAGGAAATCAAAAAAGTATGTGCTACTGAAGGAGCCCATGCAGATTTTCCTTGTCGTTTTGAGGAAGAGTATGAATTATATGAATTTCTTCGTAAAAAATATTGTGAACAAAATCAAGATTCACATCATATTTCTGTTGAGCGTATCGTTTCAGGTCAAGGAATTATTGATATTTATCAGTTTCTACGCGAGGACAAGAATTTACTGAAAAATAAGCAATCTAATCCTGAGCTTCAGGAACTTGATGATGATGGGCTTCAGGAACTTGATGATGAAATAAAGATCTGGGAAAATGAAAATAAGGAAGATTCTCATGGAGATCGTGGAGAAAAAAGTGTGGATCCAGCAGCAGAAATTTCTAAATTTGCTCTTTTAAGGAAAAGTGAGCTATGTCAGAAAACAATGAAGATATTTTTATCTGCTTTTGGGCGTGAGATTAGAAATTTTATTTTAAAAACTTGGTCTAATGGAGGGTTATATATCGCTGGTGGCATTGCTCCGCGAATTTTGCCGTTACTGGAAGATGATGATACTTTTCGAGAGGCTTTGGGTAAAGATTTATATGATAAAATGCCGATATATGTTGTTCTGAATCGAAACGTAGTGCTTATGGGAGCCGCATTCTGTGCGGTGCATCTCTAG
- a CDS encoding SUMF1/EgtB/PvdO family nonheme iron enzyme codes for MAKNWAMCVGINQYDNLSPLNYAVRDAEAMRDYFTEVGFDQVYLFTDNSPAITDAGKPFNSQPSFGSLRRFLRVRFEKAFLSSGDNFWFFFSGHGMRHGEKDYLLPCDGDPHPEGIEETAIPLSYVSERLRRCGADNVVLLLDACRNEGGSKGIGLGEEEQQGVITLASCSPSERSYEIEALQQGSFTYALLEALRIQGVGNCATVERLEQRLRYRIPEINQSHRKPKQNPYAVVEPAFKYHLILLPNRATLQDVATLKLAAFEAQTEGNFVLAEQLWTRILAVSPADAQALKALRQIWTRSPDTQSFKPVSNLTEDTSSKSSPSLLVTPSRSPQILTKTLPGDIKLEMVKIPAGSFTMGSDEYDGEKPKHQVKLQEFYLGKYPVTQEQYQAVMGKNPSNFKDNPKNPVEQVSWNDAQEFCKKLNQLIAGKDFRLPTEAEWEYACRAGTQTRYYFGDDAAKLGDYGWYDENSGSKTHPVGQKKPNDWGLYDMSGNVWEWCEDPYHDSYANKPENIKNNGNTIWSSSDASLRVLRGGSWFFDSRLCRSADRYWFDADFRFDLIGFRLVLSSF; via the coding sequence ATGGCAAAAAATTGGGCGATGTGTGTCGGCATTAATCAATACGATAATCTTTCTCCCCTCAATTATGCGGTGAGAGATGCAGAAGCCATGCGCGACTATTTTACCGAAGTCGGTTTTGACCAGGTTTATCTGTTTACGGACAATTCTCCAGCCATTACCGATGCGGGTAAACCCTTTAATTCTCAACCCTCTTTTGGTTCTTTGCGGCGATTTTTGCGGGTACGTTTTGAGAAAGCTTTTTTGAGTAGTGGGGATAATTTTTGGTTTTTCTTTAGTGGTCACGGAATGCGTCATGGGGAAAAGGATTATTTGTTGCCTTGTGATGGCGATCCCCACCCCGAAGGAATTGAGGAAACTGCTATTCCTTTGAGTTATGTCAGCGAAAGATTGCGCCGTTGTGGAGCCGATAATGTGGTTTTGTTATTAGATGCTTGTCGCAATGAGGGTGGTTCTAAGGGCATTGGTTTGGGCGAAGAAGAACAGCAAGGTGTGATTACTTTGGCTTCCTGTAGTCCGAGTGAACGTTCCTATGAAATTGAGGCTTTGCAACAAGGTTCTTTTACCTATGCGTTATTAGAAGCTTTACGCATTCAAGGGGTAGGGAATTGTGCCACTGTTGAACGATTGGAGCAACGTTTACGGTATCGTATTCCAGAGATTAATCAATCCCATCGTAAGCCTAAACAAAATCCCTATGCTGTGGTTGAACCTGCTTTTAAATATCATTTGATTTTATTGCCTAATAGGGCGACTTTACAAGATGTAGCAACGTTAAAATTAGCGGCATTTGAAGCTCAAACAGAAGGAAATTTCGTTTTGGCAGAGCAGTTATGGACAAGGATTTTAGCGGTTTCTCCAGCCGATGCTCAGGCATTGAAAGCTTTACGACAAATTTGGACAAGATCACCTGATACTCAATCTTTTAAGCCTGTTTCAAACTTAACTGAAGATACTTCTTCAAAATCTTCTCCCTCTCTCCTAGTCACCCCGTCTCGCAGTCCCCAAATTTTAACCAAAACTCTGCCAGGCGATATCAAGCTAGAAATGGTCAAAATTCCCGCAGGTAGTTTTACGATGGGATCGGATGAATATGACGGTGAAAAACCCAAACATCAAGTCAAATTACAGGAATTTTATCTAGGGAAATATCCCGTGACTCAAGAACAGTATCAAGCGGTTATGGGAAAAAATCCTTCTAACTTTAAAGATAACCCTAAAAATCCTGTTGAACAAGTTAGTTGGAATGATGCTCAGGAGTTTTGTAAAAAGCTTAATCAACTAATAGCAGGAAAAGATTTTCGTCTGCCAACGGAAGCGGAATGGGAGTATGCTTGTCGGGCGGGAACGCAAACTCGTTATTATTTTGGAGATGATGCTGCAAAATTGGGAGACTATGGTTGGTATGACGAGAACTCAGGTTCAAAAACTCATCCAGTGGGGCAGAAAAAGCCAAATGACTGGGGGTTATACGATATGAGTGGCAATGTGTGGGAATGGTGCGAAGACCCCTATCACGATAGCTATGCCAATAAACCAGAGAACATCAAAAACAACGGCAATACTATATGGTCATCTAGTGATGCTTCTTTGCGTGTACTGCGCGGTGGTTCTTGGTTCTTCGATTCGAGGCTCTGTCGTTCGGCGGATCGGTACTGGTTCGATGCGGACTTCAGGTTCGACCTCATCGGTTTTCGCTTGGTTCTTTCTTCGTTCTAG
- a CDS encoding DUF309 domain-containing protein: MDFFRFWQGIEQFNQGDFYACHDTLEAIWMEAIAVDRNFYQGILQIAVACYHLENYNWRGAVILLGEGIRRIQDYQPTYHGIDISDLWQQSYQLLQTLQQVDPAQLDTFVEEHLLKGEKLFPSIQNS; the protein is encoded by the coding sequence ATGGATTTTTTCCGCTTTTGGCAGGGTATCGAACAGTTTAATCAAGGGGATTTTTATGCCTGTCATGATACCCTCGAAGCTATCTGGATGGAAGCGATCGCCGTTGATCGTAATTTTTATCAGGGCATTCTGCAAATTGCAGTCGCTTGTTACCATTTAGAAAATTACAATTGGCGCGGGGCCGTAATTTTACTGGGCGAGGGAATTAGACGCATTCAAGACTATCAGCCCACCTATCACGGCATTGATATCAGCGATCTATGGCAGCAAAGCTATCAATTACTGCAAACCCTACAACAGGTTGATCCAGCCCAATTAGACACCTTTGTAGAAGAGCATTTATTGAAAGGAGAAAAATTGTTTCCTTCAATTCAGAACAGCTAA
- a CDS encoding NAD(P)H-dependent oxidoreductase yields the protein MNAIAVTDLLENLNWRYATKKFDSTKTIAAETWAALEDSLVLTPSSYGLQPWKFWVITNAELREQLKPLSWNQSQVTDCSHYVVFAIKKNLSLEHLDHFIARTAEVRGITVEAIAGYRNIMASDVIYGPRSLTVNEWATRQVYIALGNFMTSAAMIGVDTCPMEGIEAPKYDKLLGLSEKGYATVVACAAGYRAEDDKYANLAKVRFLKDEVIETLS from the coding sequence ATGAACGCGATCGCAGTTACCGATTTACTAGAAAATCTTAATTGGCGTTATGCCACCAAGAAATTTGATAGCACCAAAACGATTGCAGCAGAAACCTGGGCTGCCCTAGAGGACTCTCTCGTGTTAACCCCTTCCTCCTATGGACTGCAACCTTGGAAATTCTGGGTAATTACCAACGCAGAACTACGGGAACAACTCAAGCCCCTTTCCTGGAACCAATCCCAGGTAACAGATTGCTCCCACTATGTCGTCTTTGCCATTAAGAAAAATCTAAGTCTTGAGCATCTTGATCACTTTATCGCTCGCACCGCCGAAGTTCGAGGAATTACCGTAGAAGCGATCGCTGGTTATCGCAATATTATGGCCAGTGATGTGATTTACGGGCCTCGCAGCTTAACCGTTAACGAATGGGCAACCCGTCAAGTCTATATCGCCTTGGGTAATTTTATGACCAGTGCGGCAATGATCGGAGTCGATACTTGTCCGATGGAAGGCATTGAAGCACCCAAATATGACAAGTTACTAGGACTGTCAGAAAAGGGCTATGCCACCGTGGTGGCCTGTGCGGCGGGTTATCGTGCCGAAGATGATAAATATGCCAATCTCGCCAAGGTCAGATTTCTCAAAGACGAAGTAATCGAAACCCTCAGTTAA
- the hypB gene encoding hydrogenase nickel incorporation protein HypB — protein MCVTCGCSEEAETVLTHFPVQTTASIHEHHHTLPDGTVISHSHDRPEAHHHHQEAAHHHAQVHRTRISLEENILAKNDLLAAQNRYYFQQNQILALNLVSSPGSGKTTLLVRTIQDLQPQIPIYVIEGDQSTANDAQRIRETGCEVVQINTGTGCHLEAAMIEQGLQTLNPAHHSLMMIENVGNLVCPALFDLGEAAKVVILSVTEGEDKPLKYPHMFRASQVMLLNKIDLLPYVNFDLDRCLDYARQVNPQLQIFQVSATTGAGLDSWYDWLKTHSQAKVTV, from the coding sequence ATGTGTGTAACTTGTGGTTGTTCCGAAGAAGCCGAAACCGTTCTCACCCATTTTCCCGTTCAGACCACAGCCAGCATTCACGAACACCATCATACCTTACCGGATGGTACTGTAATTAGCCATAGCCACGATCGCCCTGAAGCTCATCATCACCACCAGGAAGCTGCCCATCACCATGCCCAGGTACATCGGACGAGGATCAGTTTAGAAGAAAATATTTTGGCTAAAAATGATTTATTAGCGGCTCAAAATCGTTACTACTTTCAACAAAATCAGATCTTAGCTCTGAACTTAGTCAGTTCTCCTGGTTCTGGAAAAACGACATTGTTAGTCCGCACTATTCAGGATTTACAACCCCAAATTCCCATCTATGTCATTGAAGGGGATCAGTCCACCGCTAACGATGCTCAACGAATTCGAGAAACGGGCTGTGAGGTCGTGCAAATCAATACCGGAACCGGCTGTCATTTGGAAGCGGCCATGATTGAACAGGGTTTACAGACCCTTAATCCGGCGCATCACTCCCTTATGATGATTGAAAATGTCGGCAATTTAGTTTGTCCCGCTCTTTTTGATTTAGGAGAAGCGGCCAAGGTTGTTATTCTTTCGGTCACGGAAGGCGAAGATAAACCGTTAAAATATCCCCATATGTTTCGGGCCAGCCAGGTCATGCTGCTCAATAAAATTGATCTGTTGCCCTACGTCAATTTTGATCTTGATCGCTGTTTGGACTATGCTCGGCAGGTCAATCCCCAGTTACAGATCTTTCAGGTTTCAGCAACAACGGGGGCCGGTTTAGACAGTTGGTATGATTGGCTAAAAACTCATTCTCAAGCGAAGGTTACAGTCTAG
- a CDS encoding transposase, translating to MQLCQRLEQILNNLRPAFSREATFQWFILLVWGVVLNSQPSAITSYVNAIGLTESYYNQALHWFDSKAFRVEGLTLQWSKWLSQHESLYRIKGKRVYVGDGIKVGKEGRKMPGVKRLHQESEDVSKPEWIRGHYFNALSILVGVGKACFALPLVLRLDDGIKSKATEKGEGKGKKKVKTSLVTKMADLCVTYAEAGSYVILDAYFACEPVLKSFRQNALHLITRVRCSTVAYAPFCSVPTLTGRGRPRIWGSSIKLEKLFALAADFPTAKVWLYGQQVTVSYQCFEFHWDSPHQLVKFVLTQLPNGRRLILLSTDLCLTGPEIIAAYGLRFKIEVTFRQLVHLLGSFAYRFWLKSLPTLPTWPSNLILSDYPQAVQTQILNKVEAFERFVNLNAIALGLLQILALELPQGIWANFPRWFRTLPSHGYPSERIAQLALQHQAQMIFPQSPPSLLLPKFLTAKLASSPSPDMLTFVA from the coding sequence ATGCAACTATGTCAGCGACTAGAGCAAATCCTCAATAATCTCCGTCCAGCCTTTAGCCGAGAAGCAACGTTCCAATGGTTTATCCTGTTAGTCTGGGGAGTAGTGCTCAACAGCCAACCCAGCGCAATAACTAGCTATGTCAATGCCATTGGCTTAACAGAGAGCTACTACAATCAGGCTCTACATTGGTTTGATTCCAAGGCGTTTAGGGTCGAAGGACTAACTTTACAATGGTCAAAGTGGCTAAGTCAGCATGAAAGTCTATACAGAATTAAAGGGAAACGGGTGTATGTGGGTGATGGCATCAAAGTGGGGAAAGAAGGACGCAAGATGCCAGGTGTAAAACGACTACACCAAGAATCGGAAGATGTGTCCAAGCCAGAGTGGATAAGGGGTCATTACTTCAATGCCTTGAGTATTTTGGTGGGAGTAGGGAAAGCCTGCTTTGCCTTGCCCTTAGTGTTGCGGCTAGACGATGGCATCAAGTCCAAAGCAACCGAGAAGGGGGAGGGAAAAGGCAAAAAAAAGGTGAAGACGAGCCTGGTGACAAAAATGGCTGACCTTTGTGTTACTTACGCAGAGGCAGGGAGTTATGTAATTTTGGATGCTTATTTTGCTTGCGAACCAGTGCTCAAAAGTTTTCGCCAGAACGCCTTGCATCTAATCACAAGAGTGCGTTGCTCCACCGTCGCCTATGCCCCCTTTTGTTCCGTGCCGACGCTGACGGGGAGAGGACGACCACGGATTTGGGGGAGTTCGATAAAACTAGAAAAGCTGTTCGCTCTGGCGGCGGACTTTCCGACAGCTAAAGTCTGGCTCTATGGTCAACAAGTCACGGTTTCTTATCAGTGCTTTGAGTTCCACTGGGATAGTCCCCATCAGCTCGTCAAGTTTGTTCTGACCCAATTGCCTAACGGACGACGACTGATTCTGCTTTCTACTGATCTCTGTTTGACTGGACCTGAGATTATTGCCGCTTACGGTCTCCGATTTAAGATTGAAGTCACTTTTCGTCAATTAGTCCATCTTTTGGGCAGCTTTGCCTATCGTTTTTGGCTTAAGAGTCTTCCTACTTTACCTACCTGGCCCAGCAATCTTATCCTCAGTGACTATCCACAAGCTGTTCAGACTCAGATTTTAAACAAGGTAGAAGCCTTTGAGCGTTTTGTTAACCTTAATGCCATTGCTTTAGGGCTACTTCAAATTCTCGCCTTAGAGTTACCCCAGGGGATTTGGGCTAATTTTCCTCGATGGTTTCGGACATTACCATCCCATGGCTACCCTAGTGAACGGATTGCTCAACTAGCCCTTCAACATCAAGCCCAAATGATTTTTCCTCAAAGTCCACCCAGTCTGCTTTTGCCTAAATTCCTTACCGCTAAACTTGCCTCTTCCCCAAGCCCTGATATGCTTACTTTCGTCGCATAG
- a CDS encoding alpha/beta hydrolase has product MTSLGTMVYYSPTKFPWVNETEMLESDRPTLLFLHGFGGGSSAYEWSKVYPAFAREYRVLAPDLLGWGRSDHPERQYSPQDYITTILEFIEKTCLQPPIVVASSLTAGLTIRAAIEKPDRFQSLILCAPTGLSDFGEDYRSNFFAQIASVPILDKLIYSMGIANMTGIMNFLETRQFAQANRIYSEIAEAYLESASEPNAEYAALSFVRGDLCFDLARYLPQLTIPTAIFWGKESQLTGPELGKRLAALNPDQIKTFIELEDVGLTPQLELPAVTIAILQQCLISFQNMAR; this is encoded by the coding sequence GTGACTTCCTTAGGAACGATGGTTTATTATTCCCCTACGAAATTTCCCTGGGTAAACGAAACAGAAATGTTAGAAAGCGATCGACCCACATTACTCTTTCTGCATGGTTTTGGGGGTGGTTCCTCTGCCTACGAATGGTCAAAGGTCTATCCTGCTTTTGCAAGAGAATATCGGGTCTTAGCTCCTGATTTACTGGGTTGGGGACGCTCAGACCATCCTGAACGTCAATATTCTCCCCAGGACTATATCACCACGATTTTAGAATTTATTGAGAAAACCTGTTTACAGCCTCCCATTGTGGTTGCCTCTTCCTTGACGGCGGGGTTAACGATTCGGGCCGCCATTGAAAAACCCGATCGCTTTCAATCCTTAATTCTTTGCGCCCCCACGGGATTATCAGACTTTGGAGAAGACTATCGCAGTAATTTCTTTGCCCAGATTGCCAGTGTCCCCATTCTGGATAAGTTAATTTATAGTATGGGCATCGCCAATATGACGGGCATTATGAACTTTCTCGAAACCCGACAATTTGCCCAGGCCAATCGCATTTATTCAGAAATTGCGGAAGCCTATCTGGAATCGGCCTCAGAACCCAATGCCGAATATGCAGCCCTCTCCTTTGTACGAGGCGATCTCTGTTTTGATTTAGCTCGCTATCTACCCCAGTTAACTATTCCTACTGCCATCTTTTGGGGCAAGGAATCCCAATTGACTGGCCCAGAACTCGGTAAGCGTTTAGCCGCCTTAAATCCTGACCAGATCAAGACCTTCATTGAACTAGAAGATGTGGGACTTACGCCCCAATTGGAACTGCCGGCGGTGACGATCGCCATTCTCCAGCAATGCCTAATCTCGTTCCAAAATATGGCAAGATAG
- a CDS encoding Dabb family protein: MTDPHPSRPQVCHTVFFQFREDALPSEIEQFFAAMAELKTQHKVSGILSFSYGPQNSQEGLNQGFN; this comes from the coding sequence ATGACCGATCCTCATCCAAGTCGTCCTCAAGTATGCCATACCGTCTTTTTTCAATTCCGAGAGGATGCTTTACCCTCAGAAATTGAACAGTTTTTTGCAGCAATGGCCGAACTCAAGACTCAGCATAAAGTATCTGGAATTCTTTCTTTTTCCTATGGGCCTCAAAACAGCCAGGAAGGATTAAACCAAGGTTTTAACTAG
- a CDS encoding transposase yields MYRKRQCSIETPENFKNLFDGQLDAENRWVKMSKMIPWEEYEGDYSKNFTEEKGAPAKSFRMALGALIIKEILGISDRETVEQIKENPYLQYFIGMESYSSKAAFHASMMVHFHEKIGMELINKINKEIVKNVEGIVLKKKENEGKLLLDGPCTPADIKYPTDIEILSEAREETEKIIDKLYEEIKEKRKEKPRTYREVARKNYLAIVKERSVSKKERRKGIKKQLQYIKRNLSHIEKMIEEGAKLEKLTKKEQEQLVTIGKVYEQQLEMYKKKT; encoded by the coding sequence ATGTACCGAAAGCGGCAGTGCTCAATTGAAACACCAGAAAACTTCAAAAATCTGTTCGACGGGCAGTTAGACGCAGAAAATCGTTGGGTAAAAATGTCAAAAATGATTCCCTGGGAAGAATATGAGGGAGACTATTCTAAAAACTTCACAGAAGAAAAAGGCGCACCAGCGAAATCATTTAGAATGGCATTGGGGGCATTAATAATCAAAGAAATTTTAGGAATAAGTGATAGAGAAACAGTGGAACAAATCAAAGAAAATCCTTATTTACAGTATTTTATCGGTATGGAGAGCTATAGTAGCAAGGCGGCATTTCATGCGTCAATGATGGTTCATTTTCATGAAAAAATAGGAATGGAATTAATAAATAAAATTAATAAAGAAATAGTAAAAAATGTGGAGGGTATAGTGTTAAAAAAGAAAGAAAATGAAGGAAAATTATTGTTAGATGGGCCTTGTACACCAGCCGATATAAAATATCCAACGGATATAGAAATATTGAGTGAGGCAAGAGAAGAAACGGAAAAAATAATAGATAAGCTGTATGAAGAAATAAAAGAGAAAAGGAAGGAAAAGCCGCGGACTTATAGAGAAGTGGCAAGAAAAAATTACTTAGCCATAGTGAAAGAACGTAGTGTGTCAAAGAAAGAAAGAAGAAAAGGAATAAAAAAACAACTACAATATATAAAAAGAAACTTGTCTCATATAGAAAAAATGATAGAAGAGGGAGCAAAGTTAGAAAAACTAACAAAAAAGGAGCAAGAACAGCTTGTAACTATAGGAAAAGTGTATGAGCAACAGTTAGAAATGTATAAAAAAAAGACCTAA